The DNA window CATGTCCGTTTGTCTGTAGATACATTTAGCGATACTAATATACTTATacaccgaaaaaaaataatagaagcTAAACTCTTGTATAAGCGTTTGTATGACTAACTATTGAGTATAAATTTCCTCCCAAGACGATAgtataaatttcaaaatttcaTTGGTACTATTTGGAAACTGCCCGATATAAAATGGATAATCACTCCCGATGGTTATATTGAGATCACCAGCATATTCTTGATCATATTTAGTATCCATGTCATGATATATGCCGCAAATGGTATACTATTTCGTTTTCAAATCGCAGTATGTAAGCGAACCGTAGTATAAATGACAAACGGTTTACACTATGTTAATGAATTGTTAGTATgtatttcataaaataaaaacaaaataaagttCGAGGCAATAAGGAATTTAAACTACATAGCATATGCCATAAATCCAAATGTAAGATTCTTTGGTTTTGAAATGACACTATAATACAtatacttacatttttatactttttaagtaagttttaattttcgatgttttttttttgtatattcatattcatacatatatacaattGCTTTTGCCATttgcattttcattttgacTAGACAAATTGCCCTTTCTAGAACTGGTAAAAGATTTTGGTAACGCAATCGTTATTCTAGACTGAACTAATCTTCCGTTTTCTTGTCCTTCACAGATGACGTGCGGCATATCATGTGTCGATAAGACACTAAACAAATCGTTTTACCATCTGGGAATTTGCATAGCCAGGCACCCTGGATATTTTATTATCATTCCGGTGCTGCTGACGCTGCTCTGCATGACGGGGTAAGTAAAACGATGCTGTGCTGGAGCCCATTAGCTAATCTTTAATCTATACTTTCCAGGTACCAACAGCTGAAGTATCAAATCGATCCCGAGTATCTATTCTCGCCGATTGCGGGGGAGGGCAAGACTGAGCGTGCCATTGTTGAACAATACTTCAAAGTTAATTATACGCATCGTTTCAACGTCGGACGCATAACGAGACCCGGTAAGTAGCGGCAAATAAGTGCACTATATTGTGGTAAATATCGGTTAAATGAAATGGAATTAGGCTCGCGTCGCAACATTAAGTGTTTCCACAGTTTTTACACCTAACCGGCTTTCCCAAAACTAAACTCTTTCCCTTTCTCGCCCCTGCACCGACTTTCCTCTCAAGTGTGCAATAAATAATTTCAGCACACGGTTAAGATGTAGACATAACGTCTTAACTTTTATTGAGGTCTTGAACTCGGGCCCGCTTTTCAGGCTATTAACTTCGCTAAATGGTTTATTGGGCAAGCCAACCAAAACCCCCAACGCCAAGCAGCAACATTAGTAAAAGCAGGAACATTAGCAATAATTGCAGCAAAAACAATGTCAAAAGCTGACTACGGCAGAGTACCTCATACATAACTTAGTTGCCAAATGTGGAAGAGCCACCAAGTCTTAGGCAGTAACTACAATTTTCGCTCTTCCCAATTTTTGGGGAGTCAAACAGTACCCTTTTCTGCAATAACAGCGATCTCCAAGGTGCTCCTAAATTTGAATTACATATTTTTGACAGTTctgaataaatataaaaagtacaatATATTATACACACATGTGAGCTATATGTGACCTATTTGTATAAGTCTTACGGTTACTGGCCAATGCATGAGTGTGTTTAAGTGTGGGCCATACCCAATTGGAAGTCTCGAAGTGTACTGAATGTTTGCACAAACTTAATTTGTATAAATGCGATTTGTGGGGTTAGCAACTAGGTGCAGTAGTGTGCTTACCTAACGCTAAATATTTGCATAATTTAGGCTTCGTTTTTCAAGTCGTTTAGCCGGACTTTAATGccttttgcaaaaattaagtaatACGGACATGGCTTAGCCAAAAGATGGGAGAAACGTGTGCTTCAAGCAAAACGATCTACGAATGCCATAAAGTTTCTTTCTTAAAGCCTCAAATAAGTCTCGAAAGATTTTTCCTTCAAAAGATATCTTGCAATTGTTCTGTCGAAATCACGAAGATGTACTCAATGTGCACTGAGCAGTTCTTGCACCGAGTTGCATGCAGATCAGTGCGGTTGGTCGAGAGCACCCCGAAGAGCTCTATAATGGAATCCATGCAAAGCTACGAACAAGTCGATTGAAGACGCGAGCGCCGATTCAGTTCATCATTGAACTTTGTTTGGAGACTCGTCTGGCAATGGGCAGCTGAGATAAAAAACCCGTCGAGTGTGTGGAGGCCATAAGCGATCGGTGCAGATACACATCCACGCGATCGCTGTTGGTGCCCAACGGTATTATCTAGACCGCATTTAGTCGGTTACGACCAGTTAGCCACAAAACTCAGTGCTCCGCTTCGATTGCACTTTGGCCAAATGTGCCACAAGAGGCGTGCACGCTGCAACTTTCCCCTGTCTTTTGGAAATTTGTTTATAGAGCGCAACAGAGGAAAGACCAagcaaataattaaattaccGGCTTTGTTACTCCGCCAAAatgataaataataaaaaaaaattaaaattaatttgataaagcaAAACGTCACCTAAGAGATTACATTTTTCAGATGATCCAGGTGCCGGAAGGCAACGATATCCGGATGTCGGCTTTCCTCCtagtaaaatataaattgtggCATTTTCCTTGATTGTTTGAGTGTCGAAGAATTTGTCggaaaagaaacaaaaagctaatattattttgattCCTCAATTTATTTGATGAATTGTAAAGACTTCTGGTTTATTCGGCCCGCAGTCAATGGAGGTTGTCCTTGTTCGATGTTGTGAAtcattcataaaaaaatgtctGTACAACGTGAATGGTTTGCTGATggcttttaatattttatacaaCTCAAGTTCCTtcacaaaatttatttaaagttcGGCTACGAAGTTTTAAATACTCTTTATCCGTTATAAAGATAAAGATAGCTTACAGATTTTgagatttttaataatataattattttgagTGATTTTCTTGGATGTAAGTTATATTTGAAGCATAAATGCTTGTTGGATATATCATAAAATGGCAATATTACGCGAGTGTATTcattattttcctttttattcTTTTACTCTGATTGATCGAGATGCTTGGCGCGTTGCCAAACTCTTTAATGTTGTATTGTTTGATACACCTGTTATAAGTTTCGCATCAATACTGTGACGCAAGTACACGAGGCTGCATTTGCTATGGCGCATTAAATACAAATGACGATTGGGACAATCGGCTAATATCAAGTGGAAGTGCGATAAACGGGCAAACAGAAACCCAAATGAAATACtcaaacaaaaccaaaatccAATCAAATCCAATTAAAATTATTGTCACGTACTGGCGAGTGGGTaacagcagcagccacatTAGCCTTCAAGCCTAGGTCCACAAAGTCACTAATTGTTTGCCAACCGTCTTCCGAACCCTTTGCCATGGCTAATCCCACGTTCTGTTGCATTTTTAGGTCGCTTTGGACGAGTCATTGTGATAACAAAAGATGGCGATGAAAATATGATCAGGCGCGAGGTGTTCCAGGAATTGCGCCAGCTAGACAACCTCATCCAAAATGCAACCACGACCTACGACGGGGATACGTATACCTACAAGGACAACTGTGCCCGGTGGGAAAACGAGTGCTTTGAGAACGATATTCTCAACCTGGATGCGCTGATGGATGATGTGAGTACTGCGACATTACTACGATGCACTCTTCcaaaaaattgaaataattaaataGTTGAAGTCGGTTGTTTTCTAGATTAATTTACCATCATAAGCTCTTTGTTTTACATtcgataaatattaaatacttaACTAAAATACTCTTGAATCTTACCAATGTCGGTTTTTCTATGAACGTTTCAAATTGATTTTTGTCCTCTTTGTTTTCAGATCGAATCGGGTCAGCTGAATTTGACATTTCCTTTCATGTTCAACCCAGTCACGTGGGATGCCCACCTGTTTCCCGTCTTTTTTGGCGGCACCAAGCTGACAGAGGACAATATAGTGATCAGTGTTCCGGCTATACAGTTGGTGTATTTCGTCACCGCAGACACCAAACGGCAGGACGCAAAGTGAGTACAAATATCTCCTTTTAATTTTACCGAAAGTAATTTGTTCTTATTAGGGGCGCCGAATGGGAGGAAACCTTTCTGAGGGTAGTTGGCAATGCCGAGGACTCGGGCCTCTTCAAGCACATCTCGGTCTCGTATTTTGCCTCCCGCACTTTGGACCACGAACTCGAGAAGAATACGAAGACCGTGGTGCCCTATTTCAGCTCAACTTTTCTGCTCATGGGTCTCTTCAGGTAAGTGGCTGCAGTTGTCGCTGGCACTTAAAGCTATACATAATCGGTTTAACTTTCATATATTCAGCATCATCACCTGCATGATGGGCGATGCAGTTCGCTCGAAGCCCTTTTTGGGTCTCATGGGCAATATCTCGGCCATTATGGCCACCCTGGCAGCCTTTGGCCTGGCTATGTATTGCGGCATTGAGTTCATCGGCATCAACCTGGCTGCCCCATTCCTGATGATCGGTATGTTCGGCATGAGCATCAACTTCCCACATGACCGTCCTATTAATTCATAAATCTACACCACAGGCATCGGCATCGATGACACCTTTGTAATGCTGGCGGGTTGGCGGCGCACCAAGGCCAAAATGCCGGTGGCTGAACGCATGGGCCTTATGATGTCCGAGGCAGCCGTGTCGATCACAATAACTTCGGTCACCGACTTCATTTCGTTCCTGATCGGCATCATCAGCCCCTTTCGATCGGTCAGAATCTTCTGCACGTACTCGGTGTTCGCTGTTTGCTTTACGTTCCTGTGGCACATCACTTTCTTCGCCGCCTGCATGGCCATTTCGGGCTACAGGGAGCGAAAGAATTTGCATTCCATTTTCGGCTGCCGGGTCCAGCCAATGTCGGTTGCAATTAAAGGTTAGTGAACCGAGGCAATCGAGGGAATCGTCATTGTTCCTATTGTTGTCCTGCAAGCGCGTGGAGTCTTATTTTCAAATGAGATAttgcttttaatatttttgttgagtGTACAACGTATGGTATTCACATTTAAAAAGCGattgtattttattacttTGAAGATCAAAGTTAAAAAGTTATAGTCTACTAAATGAAGGTTTAGACAAAGATATTGCAAAAATGACGACGAAGGTTCTTGCAGGTCGTTCCCATATTAGCTTTCCGAttttataaaactaaaaaaaattacgAAAATGTTAAGATAATGTTCCATTTCAATGACATTCCCAAGAGTTGAAGTTAATATGTCCGCCCTAGTGTGCATGCTGCAAGATCTAGTTAAGCCATCCGAAATGTAGACAGCACCACAACCGGATAGAAGTAGTTAGATTTCAGATGGcttagcagcagcagctgcaacaTGAACTTGATCATGAGACAGAAACAACTTGACTAGTCAGACATTGTGCTGACCACAAATGAGGCCAATGGAAACTTGTCTCACACCACTTCTTTCTATCGTTTGCTTGGTCCCGCAGAGAAGCGCAACTTCCTCTACAAGGCGATCATGGCGGGTGGCATCGACCCCAACGATCCGGACAACCCCATCGACAACAAGGACCACATGCTGATGGCGTTCTTCAAGGATAAGCTGGCCGCAGTAATCAACAACAAGTGGTGCAAGGCGGTCATCATCTTGGCCTTTGCGAGTTACCTGGTGGGCGCCTGTTACGGAATAACCCAAATAAAGGAGGGCCTCGAAAGGCGAAAGCTCTCCCGGGAGGACTCGTACTCGGTGGAGTTTTTCGATCGCGAGGACGAATACTACCGCGAGTTTCCATACAGAATGCAGGTGGGTCTTTAAGCACATTGTTCAACAGCTCTATAGTTAGACTTAACGCTTGTTCCGTTCTGATTTATTGAAATTGCAGGTCATTATTGCTGGCCCGCTGAACTACTCCGATCCCCTCGTGCAGGAGCAGGTGGAGAACCTGACTAGTACTCTGGAACACACCTCGTACGTGACCTCCAGGCGGTACACAGAGTCCTGGCTGCGGTCGTTCCTATCCTTCCTGGAGCGCAACAACGAGCTGCTTAACGTGACTGTGGACGACGAGCAGACATTCATTGATGCGGTGAAGGAGCACTGGCTGTTCCCCGGAAATCCCTTCTCACTGGACGTACGCTTCAACGACGACGAAACCCAAATCATTGCCTCGCGATTTCTCATCCAGGCGGTTAACATCACGGATACCAACCACGAAAAGGAGATGGTGCGGGATCTGCGCCAGATCTGCAAGGA is part of the Drosophila subpulchrella strain 33 F10 #4 breed RU33 unplaced genomic scaffold, RU_Dsub_v1.1 Primary Assembly Seq24, whole genome shotgun sequence genome and encodes:
- the LOC119559430 gene encoding patched domain-containing protein 3, which produces MTCGISCVDKTLNKSFYHLGICIARHPGYFIIIPVLLTLLCMTGYQQLKYQIDPEYLFSPIAGEGKTERAIVEQYFKVNYTHRFNVGRITRPGRFGRVIVITKDGDENMIRREVFQELRQLDNLIQNATTTYDGDTYTYKDNCARWENECFENDILNLDALMDDIESGQLNLTFPFMFNPVTWDAHLFPVFFGGTKLTEDNIVISVPAIQLVYFVTADTKRQDAKGAEWEETFLRVVGNAEDSGLFKHISVSYFASRTLDHELEKNTKTVVPYFSSTFLLMGLFSIITCMMGDAVRSKPFLGLMGNISAIMATLAAFGLAMYCGIEFIGINLAAPFLMIGIGIDDTFVMLAGWRRTKAKMPVAERMGLMMSEAAVSITITSVTDFISFLIGIISPFRSVRIFCTYSVFAVCFTFLWHITFFAACMAISGYRERKNLHSIFGCRVQPMSVAIKEKRNFLYKAIMAGGIDPNDPDNPIDNKDHMLMAFFKDKLAAVINNKWCKAVIILAFASYLVGACYGITQIKEGLERRKLSREDSYSVEFFDREDEYYREFPYRMQVIIAGPLNYSDPLVQEQVENLTSTLEHTSYVTSRRYTESWLRSFLSFLERNNELLNVTVDDEQTFIDAVKEHWLFPGNPFSLDVRFNDDETQIIASRFLIQAVNITDTNHEKEMVRDLRQICKDSPLNASIFHPYFVFFDQFELVRPVSLQAMVIGAIIMMIISFVFIPNILCSLWVAFSVISIELGVAGYMALWDVNLDSISMINLIMCIGFSVDFTAHICYTYMSSKKRSPKARVREALHSLGLPIVQGSSSTILGIVALLLAQSYIFLVFFKMVFLVIFFGAMHGLFLLPVLLSLFGPGSCLTWTGKDDGSDAEVDDSLDHRNLEKPFSQSYYMQYPTMGINGSYGSKGFMGAPYKAYGVDEKDLGLGTSGEDSSESSSSRSQRRQQQVASAEEEAVVRESPSRRYEDGWRRSSYQNIYGRGAEQFQAQPELYGQQVSAAEWRQRLDTHEQQQRQRQRRVPYENYHQELEMDMQRARRNSHGDVIDLHGTPNSSVDERVRRQAEPLSAGSGDDGSYRHQQEVAMSPSIGAVPPAKRYHRRRSSEDSTNRHQRWPANIEERRARRTHSPAHSRPEPATPSYSYRSSSHHNLYQPNGKGSKHPPTYQYGDYFQ